The proteins below come from a single Burkholderia humptydooensis genomic window:
- the dnaN gene encoding DNA polymerase III subunit beta has protein sequence MQLVKTERDTLLRPLQTVSGIVERRHTLPILANLLITKNGPDVSFLSTDLELQITTRADFGVGGDQVATTVAARKLLDILRAMPDGQVTLSLADKRLTVQSGKSRFALQTLAADEFPTVAQSKDFGASLAVPQKAFRQLLGMVYFAMAQQDIRYYLNGMLLVVDGDRLMAVATDGHRLAFSSMKIEGAFGRQEVIVPRKTILELQRLLEDIDDTVKIDIAQTQAKFTFGQVELVSKLVEGKFPDFQRVIPKAHKNTFEIGREELQRSLQRAAILTSDKFKGVRCIIAPGQLKIMSTNADQEEAQEELEIAYQGDTVDIGFNVTYLLDVLANLKVDTVQVSLGDASSSALITVPENDEFKYVVMPMRI, from the coding sequence ATGCAACTGGTCAAGACCGAACGAGACACCCTCCTTAGGCCGCTGCAAACCGTGAGCGGTATCGTCGAACGCCGCCACACGTTGCCGATCCTCGCCAATCTGTTGATCACGAAGAACGGCCCGGACGTGTCGTTCCTGTCGACCGACCTCGAGCTCCAGATCACGACGCGCGCCGATTTCGGCGTCGGCGGCGACCAGGTCGCGACGACCGTCGCGGCCCGCAAGCTGCTCGACATCCTGCGCGCGATGCCGGATGGCCAGGTCACGCTGTCGCTCGCCGACAAGCGCCTGACGGTCCAGTCCGGCAAGAGCCGTTTCGCACTGCAGACGCTCGCGGCCGACGAGTTCCCGACCGTCGCGCAATCGAAGGATTTCGGCGCGAGCCTCGCCGTTCCGCAGAAGGCGTTCCGCCAGTTGCTCGGCATGGTGTACTTCGCGATGGCGCAGCAGGACATCCGCTACTACCTGAACGGGATGCTGCTCGTCGTGGACGGCGACCGCCTGATGGCGGTGGCGACCGACGGCCACCGCCTCGCGTTCTCGTCGATGAAGATCGAAGGCGCGTTCGGCCGCCAGGAAGTGATCGTGCCGCGCAAGACGATTCTCGAGCTGCAGCGCCTGCTCGAGGACATCGACGACACGGTCAAGATCGACATCGCGCAAACGCAGGCGAAGTTTACGTTCGGCCAGGTCGAGCTGGTGTCGAAGCTCGTCGAGGGCAAGTTCCCCGACTTCCAGCGCGTGATCCCGAAAGCGCACAAGAACACGTTCGAGATCGGCCGCGAAGAGCTGCAGCGTTCGCTGCAGCGCGCGGCGATCCTCACGTCCGACAAGTTCAAGGGCGTGCGCTGCATCATCGCGCCCGGCCAGTTGAAGATCATGTCGACGAACGCCGACCAGGAAGAGGCGCAGGAAGAACTGGAAATCGCCTACCAGGGCGACACCGTCGACATCGGCTTCAACGTCACGTATCTGCTCGACGTGCTCGCGAACCTGAAGGTCGACACCGTCCAGGTGAGCCTCGGCGACGCGAGTTCGAGCGCCCTCATCACCGTGCCCGAGAACGATGAATTCAAGTACGTGGTGATGCCGATGCGCATCTGA